In Lolium rigidum isolate FL_2022 chromosome 7, APGP_CSIRO_Lrig_0.1, whole genome shotgun sequence, the DNA window TACCGTCTTCTGAGCAAAGAGTAATGTTAATATCTTTATTGTTGTCTCCATAGTAATTAGTAAAGCCACTACAGATACTTGCTCGGATGAGCTCCAGCGCAACAGTATCTAGCAAAATAAGTTTTTAAGTGTAGAAGAGAACTAATCGACGTCAGATATCCCTCAGATCGTTGGAATTAACTGATGTCACAAATTTACTATTCTCATCACAGCCATATTATTTTACTACTGATCAGTGCGGCACTCCCAATAAACTATTTCCAAGTTTTCCATATTTATGTTTATAATTGGTACCTAAAATATGCGGAACTGACAAACCAAAATTAGATGATCTCTTCATCAAGATATACACATCATCCATTGACtttcttatttttaaaaaaactttATAGATCAAACTTATATACTCGAATGCAGAAAACATAACTGAGGAAATGAATTCTGTTTTTTTAATGGTAACAATTCCACAGTTATTAATTAGCAACTGATTTTTAAGGTTGATTGTAGGCATAACTACATCTATCATTAACACAAACACTATGTTTTCTATGATCCCAGAAATTCCTTTGAAGAATACTCTTCCGAATTGATGAAAGTTGCTGATTCTGTTGCCACCTTCATTGCGAGAACATTAGACGCGGATCCTGAATTGGTGGCGGACAAAAATGTGGTTCAGATTTTACGGATGGGTTACTACCCCAAATGCGCATCAATGCCTGAAAAGGTTTTGGGTTTCTCACCGCATTCTGATGGATCTTTTCTAACTATCCTGCTGGAAGTTAATTCAGTTCAAGGCCTGCAAATTAGATGGCACGGTGCGTGGATCCCAGTGAAACCACGTCGTGATGCACTATTGGTGAATGTGGGTGACCTTCTTGAGGTAAGATCTTTATATGTTTATCATACCAACCTCCCAAACTAAGGTTATATGGAACATTATTCTCAAAAAAAGTTATATGGAATAGGAAAACATATATTTACAATCTCCATCTCCATAATTATACTCCATCCACCGCCTTTCTCCATCACTATGACTTGTTAGTGTGCTTTGCATTCTTTTGTGCTACTTGAGTTAGTGAAGTATTCCGTTCGATGTTCATCATTGGCAATGTCAACAACTTTACCACCTCATATTTCAAAATATAACCATAAGTAAGGGTCTAGTTGTTTCAAGTTTATTTATGAAACTTTTGGCACGAAAAAGTAGATTAGTAAGACATCTTTCTTTTTATACTAAGTGTTACCTCTATTGAGAAAGATCATTCATGGTAACAATAGATTCATAGTTCATGTTTAGGGCTTTATGCTAGCTATTTGGTTTTGTTGTTACAATTATCCAATTCTGGATAGGATCATGTGGTAGTAAATTGTAAATATATAGATCAGGTTCAAAATTTTCTATTACTCAATTCCAATTTATTTCAAGAAACCCTGGGCTTGAATCAAGTAAATTTCTTATGGCTAAAGGAACATTCTAGAATTTGGGGTGCATTCTGTGCTCGAGCCATAGCTGAAGGGTGTATAGTGAAGCTTTTCCTAAACAATGCCTTAAAAATATGTACTCTACAATCTCTTTCAATATGAGAAATTTGATGTTCTCTAATTTCAATATCTGAAGGGTGTATACGAAAGTTTATCAGAAAAAATGTCATATACAATTTGTACTCCTACTCTTTCCACCTCCATATAACTGAGTAATCATATATTCgtctattttcatttttttattgtttgtagatcatgacgaACGGGAAGTACAAGAGCATTGAGCACAGAGTTACTGTTGATGCCCATAAGGAACGGCTATCCATATCAGCATTTCACGTCCCAAACTTAGATGGAGTAGTCTCACCAGTGTTGGGAGTAACAGAAGAGAAGGTGTTATACAAGACAACAGAAGTAGAAGAGTATTCAAGACTTTATATGTCAAATAAACTAGATGGCAAGAGGGCCCTCGATCATGCAAAACTATCCTGAATATAATGATTGTCTTCTCTACTTTGTCGCTACAGCTAAACATTTGAAAAATAAATTTTGATGTATTAGATATTATTATTGGTTTTACTATTCCTCATTCATCTGATAATTAATTATTTATAAGTCAATACTAAGAACCATTCGAGATTCGTGCAACCAACAAGACAATATGTAAATCTTGATCAGATAGCCATTACTTGATTGAGAAATAATGCTTGTTACTTCGTCGCTACATCTTTTTTGTGATGTTATGCAAATATTCTGAAATTCTTCTCCTATATGCAACATGTCCGACGTTGCTTCTTTGGGTCCGTTTATACCTGAGATATTTCTAAGCATAAATTATACTTTTCATTAAAATAATTAAGATTGAACTTAAAAACCTCAGTTGCAGATAGGAACATCCGTGTCAACATAGAATTAGCAATACAATTTTTTTCTTTCTGCCAGATCTGCTGCTGATTTCCTGCATGCAACATAGGGTGTAGATTGCTGATTGCTCCAGTAATGTTGTATCTCTCCAAGTCATACACAATGTTTTTCAAGTATAGCAGGACATATCTCAACATTTCACCATTTTTGAACCTGTGCATGTGCAGTGTATTTTGAACACTGTGAACGGGAACGGCGTGCATTTCTGGTGCATGTGTTTGAAACACTGAAAACCGTGAGTCCGTGACGACCTGCAGATGGCGTCCGGGGGTGTTTTTGACTCCAAGTTTGCCAGTACAAAAGTATGCGCTTCTACCCCTCTAATTAATCCGGCCATCAGCCGCCAGCCATTTCATATCATCGGTACGTCCAAACATAGGAATCGTAGCACCTTCCGGCGAGTACCATTCGCATCTTTCTTGTGACAGTTTAGCCAACACTACAGTTCGGTTGGACTGAATCCAACAAAAAAAGATTAGCAAGTTGCATCATTGAACGTTCTTATATAATAGCCTGAATGCATGATCAATGGCTGAATAACTGAACAGATTACAAAGCAACTTTACTAGCTACTGATGGAGGTGGAGGCACCTAGTGGTGGCAGCGCCAGCCATAGCAACTGGTTGAAGGTGGGAACGACGATTCCCGTCAGGAACGTCCAGGCTCTGGCGTCGTCCGCTGCCGACGAGCTGACGGCCGATAAAATTGAACGGTACATCCAGCCGGATATCGACGCGCACGCCGTTGTTACCGAGCATTCCGGCGACGTTCCGGTGGTTGACCTCGGCAAGCTCCTGAACGCCGACACCGGGGAAGCGGAGGGCGCCAAGTTCAGGTTCGCCTGCGATGAGTGGGGATTCTTTCAGGTAGTGTCGCTGAACATTGATCTGGCCAGATGCTTTAATCTTGTTTTCTTTAGCGAGGGTGCATGCTTTAATCTTGCTCAATGTCTCGTAAGAAATTAAACATAATCTATCTTCATTTGGCGAGGAAAACATGATTTATCTCCTTGTGATTGGCAGCTGGTAAATCATGGAGTGCCAGACGAGGTCATCGCTGGTGTAAAGCGTGACACTGAAAAGTTCTTTCAGCTCCCCCTCGACGTGAAGAATGTGTACGCCCAGCGCCCAGGAGATCTTCAAGGTTATGGCCAAGCGTTTGTTCAATCAGACGATCAAAAGCTTGACTGGGGTGACCTGTTGGGCCTCCTCACCCAGCCGCCTCAGGCCCGTGACATGAGTTACTGGCCTAGTCAACCTCATACATTCAGGTACTTTCGTTGGATTCTTGCTATCTCAAAAACAAAAAGTTTCGTTGGACGACACAAAAAAAAAGTAGTAGTTCCTTTCGACTTTCTTTTTGGTAGAGCAAAACTAGACGAACCAACATTTTCCATTAGCATTATGTGGACACGAGTTCCAGGAGAAAAGGCCAGGTATATGCCGACAGAGAATAAACTAACTTTCAACCAACTTAAAAATTTGTTAATAAGATCTAGGATTATGTTCATTGAGATGCAGCAATTTGTTCATCTAGCGAGACAATATGGAGAGTAGATTGATGATGAGTCAACTTTCTTAAATAATTGTACATGTGCAAACTATTTTTGTATCATGCTCTAATTATTTGTTCGTCAAGCACAACACATTTGTAAAATTTCTTCTAGTATTTAAGAAAACGTACAATCTATAAGGATATCGAGATTGGGTTGATAATTGTCAACCCCGACTGAACAC includes these proteins:
- the LOC124677289 gene encoding 2-oxoglutarate-dependent dioxygenase 11-like; this translates as MQMEDPNCSSVGSRWSKLGTTLPVRNVQALAADELTADTIERYIHPDIDAHTVLAEHSDDVPVIDLGKLSSPESVEAEVEKLRFACEEWGFFQLVNHGVPDEVITGVRRDAEKFFQFPLDVKNAYAQRPGDLQGYGQAFVQSNDQKLDWADMFVLYTQPIQARDMSYWPSQPHTFRNSFEEYSSELMKVADSVATFIARTLDADPELVADKNVVQILRMGYYPKCASMPEKVLGFSPHSDGSFLTILLEVNSVQGLQIRWHGAWIPVKPRRDALLVNVGDLLEIMTNGKYKSIEHRVTVDAHKERLSISAFHVPNLDGVVSPVLGVTEEKVLYKTTEVEEYSRLYMSNKLDGKRALDHAKLS